One window of the Thermomicrobiales bacterium genome contains the following:
- a CDS encoding ABC transporter permease subunit: MSVFNVLLRKELREIRRTWRIWVLPAILLFIAITSPILAQITPALVRSLASNQPGVVIELPDPTPLDSYRQFASQLSQIGLLALIITTAGIISSELRSGTAILVLTKPVSRRSFVLAKLAAQLALLTGATILATLVCWVGTLAIFGEAAIGELAAATALWLLVAAGFLCLMTILSTLITAQAGAAGAGIAAYFILSILAGWGPAQRWTPAGALRAVAAVIDGAAQPLVAPVLTTLTLGAIAVAAAIYRLDRSELAARARES; encoded by the coding sequence GTGAGCGTCTTCAACGTCCTGCTGCGCAAGGAGCTCCGCGAGATTCGCCGGACCTGGCGTATCTGGGTTCTGCCGGCCATTCTGTTGTTCATTGCCATCACCAGCCCGATTCTGGCCCAGATCACTCCCGCCCTCGTCCGCTCGCTAGCCAGCAATCAACCCGGCGTTGTCATTGAGCTGCCCGATCCGACGCCGCTCGACTCCTATCGGCAGTTCGCCTCGCAACTCTCGCAGATCGGGCTACTGGCGTTGATCATCACGACGGCGGGGATCATCTCCTCCGAACTACGTTCCGGCACGGCGATCCTCGTCCTGACCAAGCCCGTCTCACGTCGCAGCTTCGTGCTGGCCAAGCTCGCCGCGCAGCTCGCGTTGTTGACCGGGGCGACGATCCTGGCGACGCTCGTCTGCTGGGTCGGGACGCTGGCGATCTTCGGCGAGGCGGCGATCGGTGAGCTGGCAGCAGCGACCGCGCTGTGGCTACTGGTCGCTGCCGGATTCCTCTGCCTGATGACGATACTCTCAACGCTGATCACTGCGCAGGCGGGAGCGGCCGGAGCAGGGATTGCTGCCTATTTCATCCTGTCGATTCTGGCCGGCTGGGGGCCGGCCCAACGCTGGACGCCGGCGGGGGCGCTCCGTGCTGTCGCGGCAGTGATCGACGGCGCCGCGCAGCCGCTCGTCGCGCCGGTTCTGACGACCCTGACGCTCGGCGCGATAGCCGTCGCCGCAGCTATCTACCGCCTCGACCGCTCCGAGCTCGCTGCTCGCGCCCGGGAGAGCTGA
- a CDS encoding phosphatidylglycerol lysyltransferase domain-containing protein: MAKTAVMWLVGAAVLALFIQRERGELVHAVSAIRTAAPGWLALAIAGGLLLQVVLGLTFLPILQRIGSPIPVRALINAQIQRIIVATVVPAGGPASVYAGVRAFGRSGVDSSDALFVALVNSVLGYGSFVLVLLPALIVISVAGSLSRLIVIGSAAMLVIVAVLMVGLVVLLRGSAASERLLDKLPSRGLAEWARGFVAQSHQHGVRARDLVSPLGINLVVEIVGISVLFAALRAVGWQATLSEALVGYAVGTLFLLIAPVFQGLGAVELSMTVALTGLGVPSGKALAAVLLYRIADIWLPFVVGVVLQGGQQREVRWVTERLPAVLAGVSGLLAVLSVLEPSLSRRLNHIRDYSLTDPADLSRHITLIAGFFLLFLSWSLWRRKRIAWIVSTVMLIVMIPTYLVERDDEFALALAIGALALLVVERHHFRVRSDLPTIGRGILQFVASLLFAVAYGTLGFFLIDKRAFRIDFTLGEAVRETLRQFFTLGSTGLHPHTRYADWFLDSLQIVGVLSVTFALFSLIRPVVWRRRTLPRERAHAAALIAAHGDSSLDFFKTWPDKTIFFSSTGNGVIAYRVALSCAIALGDPVATDDEEFDRVLAEFLDFCDANDWLVAFHQTPETRRDAYRRAGLSMLKIGEDAIVDVTTFSLSGKPMKHLRATVNQFDRNDYRAVWHDAPLDDATLERVREVSDEWLTIDGRRERSFTLGQYSDAYIRSTPIMTIEDADGRVVAFTNLVSDGVEGEATIDLMRRRQEPSGSMDVLQVRLIELLRERGYRTFSLGMAPFAEVGTEPGATIPERAVHLFYERFNRFFSYKGLRDYKNKFQPRWEPRYIVFASEVQLPRIALALLRVTELSDEKLVQQALRDAEREDIAMGQGEHRRRFIIG, from the coding sequence GTGGCGAAGACCGCCGTCATGTGGCTGGTTGGAGCGGCGGTTCTCGCGCTGTTTATCCAGCGCGAACGCGGAGAGCTCGTCCACGCTGTTAGCGCGATACGGACGGCGGCGCCCGGTTGGCTGGCGTTGGCGATTGCCGGCGGTCTGCTGCTCCAGGTTGTGCTCGGGCTCACATTCCTGCCAATTCTGCAACGCATCGGATCACCAATCCCCGTCCGTGCTCTGATCAACGCCCAGATCCAGCGCATAATTGTCGCCACGGTTGTGCCAGCAGGCGGGCCGGCATCGGTCTATGCCGGGGTTCGGGCGTTTGGCCGGTCCGGCGTCGATTCGTCCGACGCGCTCTTTGTCGCGCTGGTCAATTCGGTGCTCGGGTACGGGTCGTTCGTTCTGGTCCTGCTTCCGGCGCTCATTGTGATCTCCGTTGCTGGCAGCCTGTCCAGGCTGATTGTCATCGGGTCGGCGGCGATGCTGGTGATCGTCGCGGTGCTGATGGTCGGTCTCGTCGTCCTGCTGCGCGGCTCGGCGGCGAGCGAGAGGCTGCTGGACAAGCTGCCATCGCGCGGGCTGGCAGAGTGGGCGCGCGGTTTCGTCGCGCAATCGCATCAGCATGGCGTCCGCGCGCGCGATCTTGTCTCGCCGCTGGGGATCAACCTGGTGGTCGAGATCGTCGGGATCAGCGTCCTCTTCGCCGCGCTTCGGGCCGTTGGCTGGCAGGCAACCCTCAGCGAGGCTCTGGTGGGCTACGCAGTGGGCACGCTCTTCCTGCTCATCGCGCCGGTGTTCCAGGGGCTCGGCGCCGTCGAGCTCTCGATGACAGTTGCGCTGACCGGCCTCGGGGTGCCATCGGGCAAGGCGCTGGCCGCCGTGCTCCTGTATCGGATTGCCGATATCTGGCTGCCGTTCGTCGTCGGTGTGGTGCTGCAGGGCGGCCAGCAGCGCGAGGTGCGCTGGGTCACCGAGCGGCTGCCGGCCGTGCTGGCCGGCGTCTCGGGCCTGCTTGCCGTCCTGTCCGTCCTGGAGCCGAGCCTCTCGCGGCGGTTGAACCATATCCGCGACTACTCGCTGACCGACCCGGCCGATCTCTCGCGGCACATCACCCTGATTGCTGGCTTCTTTCTGCTCTTCCTCTCCTGGTCGCTGTGGCGACGCAAACGAATTGCCTGGATCGTCTCCACCGTAATGCTGATTGTCATGATCCCGACCTATCTCGTCGAACGAGACGACGAATTTGCTCTTGCTCTTGCGATCGGGGCGTTGGCGTTGCTGGTCGTGGAACGCCACCATTTCCGCGTCCGCAGTGATCTGCCCACGATCGGCCGGGGAATCCTCCAGTTCGTGGCGAGTCTGCTGTTCGCGGTTGCCTACGGAACCCTGGGATTCTTTCTGATCGACAAGCGAGCGTTCAGGATCGATTTCACGCTGGGTGAAGCGGTTCGCGAGACGCTGCGCCAGTTCTTCACACTCGGTAGCACTGGTCTTCACCCACACACGCGCTACGCAGACTGGTTCCTGGATTCACTGCAGATTGTCGGCGTGCTGTCGGTGACCTTCGCGCTCTTCTCGCTGATCCGGCCGGTGGTATGGCGGCGGCGAACGCTGCCGCGCGAGCGCGCCCACGCGGCAGCGCTGATCGCCGCGCATGGCGACTCGTCGCTGGACTTCTTCAAGACGTGGCCGGACAAGACGATCTTCTTTTCATCCACCGGCAACGGTGTCATCGCGTATCGGGTGGCGCTGTCGTGCGCTATCGCGCTTGGCGATCCGGTCGCGACCGACGACGAGGAGTTCGACCGGGTGCTGGCCGAGTTCCTGGATTTCTGCGATGCCAACGACTGGCTCGTTGCGTTCCACCAGACGCCGGAGACACGACGCGATGCCTACCGCAGAGCCGGGTTGTCGATGCTGAAGATCGGCGAGGACGCGATCGTCGACGTGACGACGTTCAGCCTGTCGGGCAAGCCAATGAAGCACTTGCGCGCGACGGTCAACCAGTTCGATCGGAATGATTATCGAGCGGTCTGGCACGACGCGCCGCTGGACGACGCGACTCTGGAACGGGTGCGTGAGGTCTCCGACGAGTGGCTGACGATCGACGGCCGGCGTGAGCGTAGCTTCACGCTCGGTCAGTACAGTGATGCCTACATCCGCTCGACGCCGATCATGACCATCGAGGATGCGGACGGACGGGTGGTCGCGTTCACCAACCTCGTCTCCGATGGCGTCGAGGGGGAGGCGACAATCGACCTGATGCGTCGTCGGCAGGAGCCGAGCGGCTCGATGGACGTGCTGCAGGTGCGACTGATCGAGCTTCTTCGTGAGCGGGGGTATCGCACCTTCTCACTGGGCATGGCGCCGTTCGCCGAGGTTGGCACTGAACCGGGTGCGACGATCCCCGAGCGGGCGGTTCACCTCTTCTACGAGCGCTTCAACCGGTTCTTTTCATACAAGGGGCTGCGTGATTACAAGAACAAGTTCCAGCCACGCTGGGAGCCACGCTATATCGTCTTCGCCTCGGAGGTTCAGCTACCGCGGATTGCGCTGGCGCTGCTGCGGGTCACCGAGCTGAGCGACGAGAAGCTGGTTCAGCAGGCCCTGCGCGATGCGGAACGCGAGGACATTGCGATGGGGCAGGGCGAGCACCGCCGGCGATTCATCATCGGCTGA
- a CDS encoding PrsW family intramembrane metalloprotease, with protein MSDRYRQAGTMSLDTSATPESRRTDGRFLVRVLRAGWFQIFVSGLVLFYLIDKTMVSTRNPNFIPSLILVGAFLVPVTLVSYLGGRAQGDPLPLSTVAVCFLWGGASGVIIAGILEYRTLRDLGPLTLLGVGVIEESAKLLVPLILYIRGRYRSEMSGITFGVAAGMGFAALETMGYAFVAFIQSGGNIGTLEETLLVRGLLSPAGHAAWTGLICATLWRERARLGRPVINRAVVGAFALAVVLHALWDMFNSLRGPTFVDWLGVELISLGIAIISLTLLIRRVREAEQRSAPLVEAETPPSPAS; from the coding sequence ATGTCGGATCGCTATCGACAGGCAGGGACAATGAGCCTCGACACGTCCGCTACCCCGGAATCGCGAAGGACAGACGGACGTTTTCTTGTGCGAGTTCTTCGGGCCGGCTGGTTCCAGATCTTCGTCAGCGGCCTCGTGCTCTTCTATCTGATCGACAAGACGATGGTCAGCACCCGGAACCCGAATTTCATTCCCTCACTCATCCTGGTCGGCGCGTTCCTTGTGCCGGTGACGCTCGTCTCGTATCTCGGCGGGCGTGCGCAGGGCGACCCGCTGCCGCTGTCGACAGTGGCTGTCTGTTTCCTGTGGGGTGGCGCTAGCGGCGTGATCATTGCCGGGATCCTTGAGTACCGGACGCTGCGCGATCTGGGGCCGCTGACGCTCCTTGGGGTTGGAGTGATCGAGGAGAGCGCCAAGCTCCTTGTGCCACTGATCCTCTATATTCGGGGTCGCTACCGGAGCGAGATGAGCGGGATCACCTTCGGCGTCGCCGCCGGCATGGGTTTCGCTGCGCTGGAGACGATGGGGTACGCGTTTGTCGCGTTCATCCAGTCGGGTGGCAATATCGGCACCCTCGAAGAGACACTGCTCGTGCGCGGACTTCTCTCGCCGGCCGGGCACGCAGCCTGGACCGGCCTCATCTGCGCCACCCTCTGGCGAGAGCGAGCGCGACTGGGCCGGCCGGTTATCAACCGTGCCGTGGTCGGGGCCTTCGCCCTGGCGGTTGTCTTACACGCGCTGTGGGACATGTTCAATAGCCTGCGTGGCCCGACGTTTGTCGACTGGCTCGGTGTCGAGCTGATCAGTCTGGGTATCGCCATCATAAGCCTGACGTTGTTGATCCGGCGGGTGCGGGAGGCGGAGCAGCGATCAGCGCCTCTCGTTGAGGCAGAGACGCCGCCGTCACCAGCGTCGTAA
- a CDS encoding ribose-phosphate pyrophosphokinase yields the protein MAGLYDQLTIFSGTSNPGLADEICRHIDLPPGRIEILKFSNENIFVRIGESVRENDVFVVQSLGANVNDSIMELLIIIDTLRRSSSGRITAVLPYFAYGRTDKKDQPRVPITARLLADMITVAGADRVLTIDLHAGQIQGFFNIPVDEMSAFPILSNYFNEKRLRNPVVVSPDLGNTKRARNFAEAIDASLAVIEKRRVGNDDKSEVLNLIGSVQGSPAILVDDEIDTGGSIVQAARVCIENGATEVYACCTHGILSGSAIERLQSSPIREVVVTNTVTIPPEKRISKLKVLSVGTLIGETIQRIHTGASVALTYRSVDVVR from the coding sequence ATGGCCGGCCTTTATGACCAGCTGACGATCTTCAGCGGCACCTCCAACCCCGGGTTGGCGGACGAAATATGCCGTCATATCGACCTGCCGCCCGGCCGGATCGAGATCCTGAAATTCTCGAACGAGAATATCTTCGTCCGGATCGGCGAGAGCGTGCGCGAGAACGATGTCTTCGTCGTCCAGTCGCTCGGCGCCAACGTCAATGATTCGATCATGGAGCTCCTGATCATCATTGACACGCTGCGGCGCTCCTCGTCGGGCCGGATCACCGCCGTCCTGCCGTACTTCGCCTATGGGCGGACGGACAAGAAGGATCAGCCGCGTGTCCCGATCACCGCCCGGCTACTGGCGGACATGATCACCGTGGCCGGGGCCGACCGCGTCCTGACGATCGACCTGCACGCCGGCCAGATTCAGGGGTTCTTCAACATCCCGGTCGATGAGATGAGCGCGTTCCCGATCCTGTCGAACTACTTCAACGAGAAGCGGCTGCGCAACCCGGTCGTCGTCTCGCCAGATCTGGGCAACACGAAGCGCGCGCGCAACTTCGCCGAAGCGATCGATGCATCGCTGGCGGTGATCGAAAAGCGGCGTGTCGGCAACGATGACAAGAGCGAAGTGCTCAATCTGATCGGTTCTGTCCAGGGCTCGCCGGCCATCCTCGTCGACGACGAGATCGACACCGGCGGCTCGATCGTTCAGGCGGCGCGCGTCTGCATCGAGAACGGCGCGACCGAGGTCTACGCCTGTTGCACCCACGGCATCCTCAGCGGGTCGGCGATCGAACGATTGCAATCCTCGCCGATTCGTGAGGTTGTCGTCACCAACACCGTTACCATCCCGCCGGAGAAGCGCATCAGCAAGCTGAAGGTGCTCTCGGTCGGGACGCTGATCGGCGAGACGATCCAGCGTATCCACACTGGCGCCAGCGTTGCGTTGACCTATCGCTCGGTGGATGTCGTGCGCTAG
- the rnc gene encoding ribonuclease III → MTIGDLRLSLPDDDRAERAMTALGVVFRDPDLLRLSLVHRSWLNDLGADAAATVVASNERLEFLGDALLGLVTADWLYRRFPDLPEGNLTSYRVALVRTETLAEWAIGFGLPDLIYLARGEVGSGGEVRPRILAGAFEAILGAIYLDRGIRVARQFICALLDADSDRVIDDSETMNYKGRLQELIQDRERLTPGYQTVSVSGPDHAHTFVVEAVLGDRILGAGSGSNKRAAEQDAARDALERLSLEGIVETDGRPL, encoded by the coding sequence GTGACGATCGGTGATCTGAGGCTCAGCCTGCCGGATGACGACCGCGCCGAGCGGGCGATGACTGCCCTCGGCGTCGTCTTTCGCGATCCGGACTTGCTGAGGCTGTCGCTCGTCCATCGCTCCTGGCTCAATGACCTGGGCGCGGATGCGGCGGCAACTGTCGTCGCGTCGAACGAGCGGCTCGAGTTTCTTGGCGACGCGCTGCTCGGGCTGGTCACCGCCGACTGGCTCTACCGTCGATTCCCCGATCTTCCGGAAGGCAACCTGACTTCCTACCGCGTCGCGCTGGTGCGGACCGAGACGCTGGCGGAGTGGGCGATCGGATTCGGCTTGCCGGATCTGATCTATCTGGCGCGGGGCGAGGTGGGGAGTGGCGGCGAGGTGCGACCGCGTATCCTGGCCGGCGCGTTCGAGGCAATCCTCGGCGCGATCTATCTGGATCGGGGCATCCGTGTCGCGCGGCAATTCATCTGCGCGCTGCTCGACGCCGACTCCGACCGGGTGATCGACGATAGCGAGACGATGAACTATAAGGGGCGGCTGCAGGAGCTGATCCAGGATCGCGAGCGCCTGACGCCGGGGTATCAGACGGTGTCAGTCAGCGGGCCGGACCACGCACACACATTTGTTGTTGAGGCGGTGTTGGGAGATCGAATTCTCGGCGCCGGTAGCGGATCGAACAAGCGCGCAGCGGAGCAGGATGCAGCGCGGGACGCGCTGGAGCGCCTGTCTCTAGAAGGGATTGTCGAGACCGATGGCCGGCCTTTATGA
- the fabF gene encoding beta-ketoacyl-ACP synthase II, which translates to MTGKAMTMESGIRRRVVVTGVGALTPLAQGAEASWQRALAGESGISWIERWDPGDFPVRIAGEVKTTPELPWIDAKAARNVARYARFGLAAAAEAFEAAKLDTTEFDRTRAGVMLGTGAGGMESIVEMTRTFDTRGYGRVSPFFMTTFPHNMGSYHIAQAFQLHGPNATVSTACATGAQAIGDAFDVIRRGQADIMVAGGAEHAVFPLFVASFIVQKATSPRNDPPERASRPFDAGRDGFVIGEGAGVLVLEEMEHAIARGATIYAEIRGAGTSNDAYHPIAPDPDGRGAAQAITAALEDGGIDPAEVDYINAHAASTPLGDAAETLAIKRALGEENARRVAISSTKSMTGHMMGATGGVESVMTVLSIRDGRVHPTLNYETSDPACDLDYVPGKARDLNIRVAIKNSFGLGGQNACVAFSKWTGS; encoded by the coding sequence GTGACAGGCAAGGCGATGACGATGGAATCTGGAATACGACGCCGCGTTGTTGTAACGGGCGTCGGCGCGCTGACGCCGCTGGCCCAGGGCGCCGAGGCAAGCTGGCAGCGTGCGCTGGCCGGCGAATCCGGCATCTCCTGGATCGAACGTTGGGATCCGGGCGATTTCCCGGTCCGCATCGCTGGCGAGGTGAAGACAACACCGGAGCTGCCCTGGATCGACGCCAAGGCCGCGCGCAACGTCGCCCGCTACGCCCGCTTCGGGCTGGCCGCCGCCGCCGAGGCGTTCGAAGCGGCCAAGCTGGACACGACGGAGTTCGACCGCACACGGGCCGGGGTCATGCTCGGCACCGGGGCCGGCGGGATGGAATCCATCGTCGAGATGACGCGCACCTTCGACACTCGCGGCTACGGGCGCGTCTCGCCGTTCTTCATGACGACCTTTCCCCACAACATGGGCTCCTATCACATCGCCCAGGCGTTCCAGCTCCACGGCCCGAATGCGACGGTGTCGACTGCCTGCGCGACGGGCGCCCAGGCGATCGGTGACGCATTCGACGTCATCCGGCGGGGCCAGGCAGACATCATGGTGGCCGGCGGGGCCGAGCATGCCGTCTTCCCGCTCTTCGTCGCCTCGTTCATCGTCCAGAAGGCCACCTCTCCGCGCAACGACCCGCCCGAGCGGGCCAGCCGGCCGTTCGATGCAGGCCGCGACGGCTTCGTCATCGGCGAAGGGGCCGGCGTCCTTGTGCTCGAAGAGATGGAGCACGCGATCGCGCGCGGCGCAACGATCTACGCCGAGATCCGTGGGGCCGGCACCTCCAACGACGCCTATCACCCGATCGCTCCCGATCCAGACGGCCGCGGCGCGGCCCAGGCGATCACCGCCGCGCTGGAGGATGGCGGCATCGACCCCGCTGAGGTCGATTACATCAACGCGCACGCTGCATCGACCCCGTTGGGCGACGCCGCCGAGACGCTCGCGATCAAGCGCGCGCTTGGCGAGGAGAACGCTCGGCGAGTGGCAATCTCGTCCACCAAGTCAATGACCGGCCATATGATGGGCGCCACCGGCGGCGTCGAGTCGGTCATGACCGTCCTCAGCATTCGCGACGGACGCGTGCATCCCACGCTCAACTACGAGACGTCCGACCCGGCCTGCGACCTGGATTACGTGCCGGGCAAGGCTCGGGACCTCAACATCCGTGTCGCAATCAAGAACTCCTTCGGGCTGGGTGGGCAGAATGCCTGCGTCGCCTTCAGCAAGTGGACGGGAAGCTAG
- a CDS encoding urea carboxylase-associated family protein, translating into MTITSTDNPLMGRIPRRAAQVRPAKAQAFEVNQDQFLQITDMNGKQVACVILFNLQDFDEMLSVAQTRSANNSLMLRRDDGIYSNRRERMFTVIQDTVGRHDMLMPTCNARRYLDDYGIQGHLNCHDNFVTAIRERGYDIDPDRMPDPINFFMHVAFKGRGELDIREPLSQRNDHVLLKAHIDTLAVISACPQDQNATNAFDPTDILVRVYA; encoded by the coding sequence ATGACGATCACCAGCACCGATAACCCTCTCATGGGGCGCATCCCCCGCCGCGCCGCGCAGGTGCGGCCGGCCAAGGCGCAGGCGTTCGAGGTGAACCAGGATCAGTTCCTGCAGATCACCGACATGAATGGCAAGCAGGTCGCTTGCGTCATTCTCTTCAACCTGCAGGACTTCGACGAGATGCTCTCGGTCGCGCAGACCCGCTCCGCCAACAACTCGCTGATGTTGCGGCGCGACGATGGCATCTATTCCAATCGACGCGAGCGGATGTTCACGGTGATCCAGGACACGGTCGGCCGGCACGACATGCTGATGCCAACCTGCAACGCGCGCCGCTACCTCGATGACTACGGCATCCAGGGCCATCTCAACTGCCACGACAACTTCGTTACCGCGATCCGGGAGCGGGGCTACGACATCGACCCCGACCGCATGCCAGATCCGATCAACTTCTTCATGCACGTGGCGTTCAAGGGCCGCGGCGAGCTGGACATCCGCGAGCCGCTCTCGCAACGCAACGACCACGTCCTGCTCAAGGCACACATCGACACGCTCGCCGTCATCTCTGCCTGCCCGCAGGATCAGAATGCGACCAACGCATTCGACCCGACCGATATCCTCGTGCGCGTCTACGCCTGA
- a CDS encoding thioredoxin family protein — MSISKEQFEGGISVDAFVDQMNVNKEKFIENIEAFNVTDEDRAFFADHPVSIAAFGEDWCTDVIQFLPVVAKLANDVPSVTLRVFKRDDNLDLMQPYLKEGKYQSIPVFVVYGANWNELGHFIERPAAVTAEMAVETRRFAHENAHLEGINRTYEHMPEETRQAVRENSSRFRWGSMDAWNRIFVDELKALAASGATAGVTA, encoded by the coding sequence ATGTCGATCAGCAAGGAACAGTTCGAAGGCGGGATCTCGGTCGACGCATTCGTCGATCAGATGAACGTCAACAAGGAAAAGTTCATCGAGAATATCGAGGCGTTCAACGTCACCGATGAGGATCGTGCGTTCTTTGCCGACCACCCGGTGTCAATCGCCGCGTTCGGCGAAGACTGGTGCACCGACGTGATCCAGTTTCTGCCCGTCGTCGCGAAGCTCGCCAATGACGTGCCATCGGTCACGCTCCGCGTCTTCAAGCGCGACGACAACCTGGACCTGATGCAGCCCTACCTGAAGGAGGGCAAGTATCAGTCGATCCCGGTCTTCGTTGTCTATGGCGCTAACTGGAACGAGCTCGGACACTTCATCGAGCGGCCGGCGGCAGTCACCGCCGAGATGGCCGTCGAGACACGACGCTTCGCCCACGAGAACGCCCACCTCGAAGGCATCAATCGCACCTACGAGCACATGCCCGAGGAGACGCGCCAGGCAGTGCGTGAGAATTCATCGCGCTTCCGCTGGGGCAGCATGGACGCCTGGAACCGCATCTTCGTCGACGAGCTGAAGGCCCTTGCCGCCAGCGGCGCGACCGCCGGAGTAACGGCGTAG
- a CDS encoding asparaginase, with product MSDMPPILAELTRNGTPESRHRGWVAVARGDGTLVAHAGDPEQLTFPRSAMKPFQAVAVVESGAADRFAFSDEELAICCGSHHGERRHRETVAGILAKIGQPATALLGAIDPPYNAERERLAEAGDEVAQRLAQNCSGKHAGMLAACVALGYPTETYDAADHPHQRAIRSIVAQYWDVPEDQLVAGLDNCTLPAFAAPIRNVATGWARIADPDSAPAEHREAIRRIGEAMGREPFMVAGTAGLNTILMDVTGGRVLAKDGAEGVVCLAIRDKGLGVTVKLEDGSFRAHGVIVRDLLRRLDALKPGEDTALAAAFGERLESNRHQHVGDIRSTLDLRFVG from the coding sequence ATGAGTGATATGCCACCGATCCTTGCAGAGCTGACACGCAATGGGACGCCTGAGAGCCGACACCGGGGCTGGGTGGCGGTCGCGCGGGGGGATGGGACGCTGGTGGCACACGCTGGCGATCCCGAGCAGCTCACCTTTCCGCGCTCGGCGATGAAGCCGTTCCAGGCGGTGGCTGTCGTCGAGAGCGGCGCGGCAGACCGGTTTGCGTTCAGCGACGAGGAGCTGGCGATCTGCTGCGGCTCGCACCATGGCGAGCGGCGACACCGTGAGACAGTCGCGGGGATACTGGCGAAGATCGGCCAGCCGGCGACTGCGCTGCTCGGCGCGATCGATCCACCGTATAACGCCGAGCGCGAGCGACTGGCCGAGGCTGGCGACGAGGTCGCCCAACGGCTGGCTCAGAATTGCTCGGGCAAGCACGCCGGGATGCTGGCCGCCTGCGTCGCGCTGGGATACCCAACCGAGACCTACGATGCCGCCGACCACCCGCACCAGCGGGCGATCCGCTCGATCGTCGCGCAATACTGGGACGTGCCGGAGGACCAGCTGGTGGCAGGGCTCGATAACTGCACGCTGCCGGCCTTCGCCGCGCCGATCCGCAATGTCGCGACCGGCTGGGCGCGGATCGCCGACCCGGACAGCGCCCCGGCCGAGCACCGCGAGGCAATCCGCCGAATCGGCGAGGCGATGGGTCGCGAGCCGTTCATGGTGGCCGGCACGGCGGGTTTGAACACGATCCTGATGGATGTCACCGGCGGCCGTGTGCTGGCCAAGGATGGCGCCGAGGGGGTGGTCTGTCTGGCGATCCGCGACAAGGGTCTCGGTGTCACCGTCAAGCTCGAGGACGGGTCGTTCCGCGCCCACGGCGTGATCGTCCGCGACCTGCTGAGGCGGCTGGACGCGTTGAAGCCCGGCGAGGATACCGCGTTGGCGGCGGCATTCGGCGAACGGCTGGAGTCCAACCGCCACCAGCACGTCGGCGATATCCGCTCGACACTGGACCTGCGGTTCGTCGGATGA
- a CDS encoding Ldh family oxidoreductase, whose amino-acid sequence MAGYEEGDDVPRIPGEMLRDWVVDILETCGIGREDGEIVADILVESDLRGIDSHGVPRLRRLYVDRLLNGTIRADAKLSVVRETAATVTFDAGHGLGPLMAYKAMERTIEKARDAGVCLTTVGHSDHFGIAGYYATMALRFPGMAGIAMTNATPLMVPTFGKEAMLSTAPIAAAFPAGVQDPFVLDAATTTVAWGKVEIARRMNAPLPEGLAVDEHGRPTTDPFVARALMPLGGERETSGQKGYGLGLLVEMLCSQLSGSLWSKEIAYSNAEGPQYADTSHAFMAIDIQAFRPLDEYAASVDEMFATLRNAEPVEPGQRVMIPGDPEAIALADRLERGIPLHPSVTDELRELGDERGVPYPG is encoded by the coding sequence ATGGCCGGCTACGAGGAGGGGGACGACGTCCCCAGGATTCCCGGTGAGATGCTGCGTGACTGGGTGGTCGACATTCTGGAGACATGCGGGATCGGACGCGAGGATGGCGAGATCGTCGCCGATATCCTCGTCGAGTCGGATCTGCGCGGCATCGACTCCCACGGCGTGCCACGACTGCGGCGACTCTACGTCGATCGCCTCCTCAACGGCACGATCCGGGCAGACGCGAAGCTGTCCGTGGTCCGCGAGACGGCGGCGACGGTGACATTCGACGCCGGACACGGCCTCGGACCGCTGATGGCCTACAAGGCGATGGAACGCACGATCGAAAAGGCGCGCGACGCGGGAGTCTGTCTGACGACGGTCGGTCACTCCGACCACTTCGGCATTGCCGGCTACTACGCGACGATGGCGCTGCGCTTCCCTGGCATGGCCGGCATCGCGATGACGAACGCGACCCCGCTGATGGTGCCGACCTTCGGCAAGGAGGCGATGCTCTCGACCGCGCCGATCGCGGCAGCCTTCCCGGCCGGCGTGCAGGACCCGTTCGTCCTCGATGCCGCGACAACCACGGTCGCCTGGGGCAAGGTCGAGATCGCCCGACGGATGAACGCGCCACTGCCGGAGGGGCTGGCGGTGGACGAACACGGCCGGCCGACGACCGATCCGTTCGTGGCACGGGCGCTGATGCCGCTGGGCGGCGAACGGGAGACAAGCGGACAGAAAGGCTACGGGCTGGGGCTGCTCGTCGAAATGCTCTGCTCGCAGCTCTCTGGATCGCTCTGGAGCAAGGAGATCGCCTACTCCAACGCCGAGGGGCCGCAGTATGCCGACACCAGCCACGCCTTTATGGCGATCGACATTCAGGCGTTCCGCCCACTGGATGAGTACGCCGCCAGCGTGGACGAGATGTTCGCGACGCTCCGCAACGCCGAGCCGGTCGAGCCGGGCCAGCGTGTGATGATCCCCGGCGATCCGGAGGCAATCGCCCTCGCCGACCGTCTCGAACGCGGTATCCCGCTGCATCCTTCGGTCACCGACGAGCTGCGGGAGCTGGGCGACGAACGCGGTGTGCCGTATCCGGGATAG